CATCGGCGGGCTCCAGCGTGACAGGCCGCGCATGCTAGCAAATTTCCTGGCAAGTCGTTCCAGGGGCTAACAAATCGGGACAATTTTTTGGACAATACGCGCCTTAACTCACGCCTATCGAGCACAAGCCCCATGCCGTTAAACCTGATGCGCGAATTCATCAAGCTGGAATCGGCCAGCGGGATCATCCTGATCGGTTCAGCCCTCGCCGCGCTAGTGGTGGCAAACAGCCCACTGTCGAGCACCTATGACCTGCTGCTCAGCACCAAACTGGCGATCAGCATCGGCACCTTTGCCATCGACAAACCGCTGCTACTGTGGGTCAACGACGGCCTGATGGCCATGTTCTTTCTGCTTGTCGGCCTGGAGGTCAAGCGCGAAATCCTCGTGGGACAGCTTTCCAGTCCGGCGCAGGTGGCGCTGCCGCTGGCGGGCGCTGTCGGGGGGCTGGCGGTGCCAGCAGGGATCTACGCCTGGATCAACTGGGACAATGCTGACGCACTGGCCGGCTGGGCTATCCCAGCGGCAACCGACATCGCTTTTGCCCTGGGGATTCTCGCGCTGCTAGGCAATCGGGTGCCCAACGCCCTCAAGCTGATGCTGCTCGCGATCGCCATCTTTGACGATCTCGGAGCCATCATCATCATCGCGATGTTCTACTCCAACAACATCTCGGTTATGGCACTCGGGCTGGCGGCGATCGGACTGGTCATCCTCGCCGTAATGAACTTCCGCAACGTCTCCGGCATCACTTCTTACCTGTTCGTCGGGCTGCTGGTCTGGGTCTGCGTCCTCAAATCGGGCGTCCACGCCACGTTGGCCGGCGTCGCGGTGGCAATGTTTATTCCCATGAAGCTCCCGGATACCGACCATTCACCGCTCGAGACGCT
Above is a genomic segment from Pseudomonadota bacterium containing:
- the nhaA gene encoding Na+/H+ antiporter NhaA; the encoded protein is MPLNLMREFIKLESASGIILIGSALAALVVANSPLSSTYDLLLSTKLAISIGTFAIDKPLLLWVNDGLMAMFFLLVGLEVKREILVGQLSSPAQVALPLAGAVGGLAVPAGIYAWINWDNADALAGWAIPAATDIAFALGILALLGNRVPNALKLMLLAIAIFDDLGAIIIIAMFYSNNISVMALGLAAIGLVILAVMNFRNVSGITSYLFVGLLVWVCVLKSGVHATLAGVAVAMFIPMKLPDTDHSPLETLEHDLHPLIAYAVVPIFAFFNAGVSLGGLSLDALGHPITLGIMLGLIIGKQLGVMSLIGLLVATGIAKLPEGLRWPQIYGMSILCGVGFTMSLFIASLAFQETGAENFVYDRLGILMGSGLAAVLGYVVLRIVSKPGSEPG